The Enterococcus sp. 7F3_DIV0205 genome has a window encoding:
- the hslO gene encoding Hsp33 family molecular chaperone HslO, which translates to MEDYLVKALCYEGSIRAYAVCATNTISEAQKRHDTWSSSTAALGRTMVGALLLGATLKGDDKLTVKVQGNGPAGGIVVDSDGSGNTKGYIKNPHVSLTLNESGKIDVRGAVGTEGIFTVIKDLGLKETFSGQTPIVSGEIGEDFTYFMAVSEQIPSAIGLSVLVDTDESVKAAGGFMIQVMPGADEKTIDFIEQRLQEVPMISRLIDEGESPEGILERLLGKDEIEILEKMPVQFKCNCSKEKFGTAIIAVGLDEINAMIEEDHGAEAVCQFCGNKYHYSEEDLIELRDEAIKNTREK; encoded by the coding sequence ATGGAAGATTACTTAGTAAAAGCATTATGTTATGAAGGATCGATTCGCGCTTATGCAGTTTGCGCAACAAATACAATATCAGAAGCACAAAAACGTCACGATACATGGAGTTCATCAACTGCAGCGTTAGGCAGAACAATGGTAGGTGCTCTATTATTAGGAGCTACTTTAAAAGGCGATGATAAGCTAACTGTAAAAGTCCAAGGTAACGGGCCAGCAGGAGGAATCGTGGTTGATAGCGATGGTAGTGGGAATACTAAAGGATACATAAAAAATCCTCATGTTAGTTTAACGTTGAATGAAAGTGGCAAAATCGATGTCCGTGGAGCTGTGGGGACTGAAGGGATTTTCACTGTAATCAAAGATTTAGGCTTGAAAGAAACATTTTCTGGGCAAACACCAATCGTTTCTGGTGAAATCGGTGAGGATTTTACCTACTTTATGGCTGTTTCAGAACAAATTCCATCCGCGATTGGTTTGAGTGTTTTAGTTGATACAGATGAAAGTGTAAAAGCTGCTGGCGGTTTTATGATCCAAGTCATGCCTGGAGCCGATGAAAAAACGATCGACTTTATCGAACAACGTTTGCAGGAAGTACCAATGATTTCTCGCTTGATTGATGAAGGGGAATCACCAGAAGGGATATTAGAACGTCTACTTGGCAAAGATGAAATCGAAATCTTAGAAAAAATGCCTGTTCAATTTAAATGTAACTGCTCAAAAGAAAAATTTGGCACAGCAATCATTGCAGTTGGTCTAGATGAAATCAATGCGATGATCGAAGAAGACCACGGAGCAGAAGCGGTTTGTCAATTCTGTGGTAACAAATATCACTATAGTGAAGAGGATTTAATTGAACTACGAGATGAAGCAATCAAAAATACGCGTGAAAAGTAG
- the ftsH gene encoding ATP-dependent zinc metalloprotease FtsH, translating into MNKKNSGMKNGLYYVLLILAMVMVVYFIFGNNNPQSPDIEYSTFSTQLDEGKVKELTIQPTNGVYKITGQYKEKQEIKNTGGLSLWGSTEVSTKAFTTLVLPSDITLSGIQELAKDNNVKLTVKEQSSSGAWLSILFSFLPIVLFIFLFYMMMGQQGGGGGGGGRVMNFGKSKAKEADKKANRVRFSDVAGAEEEKQELVEVVEFLKDPRRFVELGARIPAGVLLEGPPGTGKTLLAKAVAGEAGVPFYSISGSDFVEMFVGVGASRVRDLFETAKKNAPAIIFIDEIDAVGRQRGAGMGGGHDEREQTLNQLLVEMDGFDGNEGVIVVAATNRSDVLDPALLRPGRFDRQILVGRPDVKGREAILKVHARNKPLADDVDLKVVAQQTPGFAGADLENVLNEAALVAARRNKKKIDASDVDEAEDRVIAGPAKKDRVINKKEREMVAYHEAGHTIVGLVLSRARIVHKVTIIPRGRAGGYMIALPKEDQFLMTKEDMFEQIVGLLGGRTAEEIIFDVQSTGASNDFEQATGIARSMVTEYGMSDKLGPVQYEGNHQVFVGRDYGQTKAYSEQVAFEIDQEVRRILMEAHDKAREIIESHRAQHKLIAEKLLEYETLDARSIKSLFEEGVMPQDVIDSQFPSEKAQTFEEAKRALEEKDAQRQAEEKQDFEDAKKELHDEAEEVKADSEKTEEKVQSETKSDDERKNDSEYDRNNFDDRYK; encoded by the coding sequence ATGAATAAAAAGAATAGCGGCATGAAAAATGGCCTTTATTATGTATTACTGATTTTGGCGATGGTCATGGTTGTTTATTTCATCTTTGGAAATAACAATCCCCAGTCACCAGATATCGAATACTCAACCTTCAGTACCCAGTTAGACGAAGGTAAAGTGAAAGAACTGACGATTCAACCAACCAATGGTGTGTATAAAATCACAGGTCAGTACAAAGAAAAACAAGAAATTAAAAATACTGGTGGTCTTTCATTATGGGGATCGACAGAAGTTTCTACAAAAGCATTTACTACGCTTGTCTTACCAAGCGATATCACATTATCTGGTATCCAAGAGTTAGCCAAAGACAATAATGTGAAACTTACAGTGAAAGAACAATCATCAAGCGGTGCTTGGCTTTCGATCTTGTTTAGTTTCTTACCGATCGTATTGTTCATCTTCTTATTCTATATGATGATGGGACAACAAGGCGGCGGTGGCGGTGGCGGCGGCCGTGTTATGAACTTTGGTAAATCAAAAGCCAAAGAAGCAGACAAAAAAGCGAACCGCGTACGCTTCTCTGATGTAGCAGGAGCGGAAGAAGAAAAACAAGAACTAGTGGAAGTGGTCGAGTTCTTAAAAGATCCTCGCCGTTTTGTTGAATTAGGTGCAAGAATTCCTGCTGGTGTTCTATTAGAAGGACCTCCAGGAACCGGTAAAACATTACTTGCTAAAGCCGTTGCCGGTGAAGCAGGCGTACCTTTTTATTCTATCTCAGGTTCAGACTTCGTTGAAATGTTCGTCGGTGTCGGTGCGAGCCGTGTCCGTGACTTATTTGAAACAGCGAAGAAAAATGCTCCAGCGATCATCTTTATCGATGAAATCGATGCAGTAGGTCGTCAACGTGGTGCTGGTATGGGTGGCGGACACGATGAACGTGAACAAACTCTTAACCAATTGTTAGTTGAAATGGATGGATTTGATGGCAATGAAGGCGTAATCGTCGTAGCTGCAACAAACCGTTCAGACGTGTTAGACCCAGCGTTATTACGTCCAGGTCGTTTTGACCGTCAAATTTTAGTTGGTCGTCCTGATGTTAAAGGTCGTGAAGCGATTCTTAAAGTTCATGCTCGTAACAAACCGTTGGCTGATGACGTTGATTTAAAAGTTGTTGCACAACAAACACCAGGTTTTGCTGGTGCTGATTTAGAAAACGTATTGAACGAAGCTGCATTAGTTGCTGCTCGTCGTAATAAAAAGAAAATTGATGCATCCGATGTGGATGAAGCAGAAGATCGTGTAATCGCAGGACCTGCGAAAAAAGATCGTGTGATCAACAAAAAAGAACGCGAAATGGTTGCTTACCACGAAGCTGGACATACAATTGTTGGTTTAGTCTTAAGCCGTGCTCGTATCGTTCATAAAGTGACGATCATCCCTCGTGGACGTGCTGGCGGTTACATGATTGCTTTACCAAAAGAAGATCAATTCTTGATGACCAAAGAAGACATGTTTGAACAAATCGTTGGATTACTTGGTGGACGTACAGCGGAAGAAATTATTTTCGATGTTCAATCAACAGGTGCATCGAATGACTTTGAACAAGCAACAGGTATTGCCCGCAGCATGGTAACTGAATATGGAATGAGCGACAAATTAGGTCCTGTTCAATATGAAGGGAACCATCAAGTATTTGTTGGCCGCGATTATGGTCAAACAAAAGCTTACTCAGAACAAGTAGCATTTGAAATCGATCAAGAAGTACGTCGTATCTTGATGGAAGCTCATGATAAAGCACGTGAAATCATTGAATCTCACCGTGCTCAACACAAACTAATTGCAGAAAAACTGTTAGAGTATGAAACATTAGATGCTCGCAGCATCAAGTCATTGTTTGAAGAAGGCGTTATGCCGCAAGATGTTATCGACAGCCAATTCCCTAGTGAAAAAGCTCAAACATTTGAAGAAGCAAAACGTGCATTAGAAGAGAAAGATGCGCAAAGACAAGCAGAAGAAAAACAAGACTTTGAAGACGCAAAAAAAGAATTACATGACGAAGCAGAAGAAGTAAAAGCGGACAGCGAAAAAACAGAAGAAAAAGTTCAGTCAGAAACTAAATCTGATGATGAACGTAAAAATGATTCTGAATATGACCGTAATAACTTTGACGATCGTTACAAATAA